One region of Desulfuromonas sp. genomic DNA includes:
- a CDS encoding two-component system response regulator — translation MTDLSYQHLTILIVDDEASWQRALGMAIERHLGINIVACHDSREAMAVLANVEIDLAILDITMPYLSGDDLLVQIKEVYPQLPVIVTTGLVQIELAVKCMKLGAFDYYVKTTEVDRILNGIKKALELARLQQENQQLRDRFLQDQIDHEEIFAGIRSRSKKMRAVFQYIEAVADGSEPVLVLGESGSGKELIAKAIHQIGRPQGPWVAVNVAGLDDNVFSDTLFGHVKGAFTGADQERSGMIEQASGGILFLDEIGDLSQASQVKLLRLLQEGEYYPLGSDRPKEHAARFVFATNRNLEEMQKSGAFRTDLYYRLSSYRVVLPPLRERPEDISMLVEKFSREAAASQNKDVPSVDPQLIPFLQRYSFPGNARELRALVFEAVSLHKSGPLGLKSFKKSIPSDQLVAPGISEDLPENVRYPAKLPTLKESANLLVDEAMRRADGNQTRAAKLLGISRPALSKRLKNS, via the coding sequence GTGACCGATCTGAGCTATCAGCATCTTACAATTCTGATCGTTGATGATGAGGCTTCATGGCAGCGGGCCCTGGGCATGGCCATCGAGCGCCATCTCGGAATCAATATCGTTGCCTGTCACGACAGCCGTGAGGCGATGGCGGTTCTTGCAAATGTCGAAATCGATCTTGCGATCCTCGATATCACCATGCCGTATCTTTCTGGAGACGATCTGCTGGTGCAGATCAAGGAAGTCTATCCGCAATTGCCGGTAATCGTTACAACCGGCCTGGTGCAGATCGAGCTTGCGGTCAAGTGCATGAAGCTCGGTGCTTTCGACTACTATGTCAAGACTACCGAAGTCGACAGGATCCTCAACGGAATTAAAAAGGCTCTTGAGCTTGCGCGCCTTCAGCAGGAGAATCAGCAACTCCGTGACCGTTTTTTGCAGGACCAGATCGATCACGAAGAGATTTTTGCCGGGATAAGATCACGCAGCAAAAAGATGCGCGCCGTTTTCCAGTATATCGAAGCGGTGGCCGACGGTAGTGAACCGGTGCTGGTTCTCGGCGAGAGCGGTTCCGGCAAGGAGTTGATTGCCAAGGCGATTCACCAGATCGGTCGGCCGCAAGGACCCTGGGTGGCGGTCAATGTTGCCGGTCTTGATGATAATGTTTTTTCCGACACCCTGTTCGGCCACGTCAAGGGCGCATTCACCGGCGCTGATCAGGAACGGAGCGGTATGATTGAACAGGCTTCTGGCGGTATCCTTTTTCTTGATGAAATCGGCGATTTAAGCCAGGCTTCGCAGGTTAAGCTGCTCCGCCTGCTTCAGGAGGGTGAATACTATCCGCTCGGCAGCGACCGACCGAAAGAACACGCCGCCCGGTTCGTTTTTGCGACCAATCGCAACCTTGAAGAGATGCAGAAGAGTGGCGCGTTCCGAACAGATCTTTATTACCGGCTCAGCTCTTACCGGGTCGTTCTGCCGCCACTCAGGGAGCGTCCTGAGGACATCTCCATGCTCGTTGAAAAGTTTAGCCGCGAGGCGGCGGCTTCACAAAACAAGGATGTTCCGTCGGTCGATCCCCAATTGATCCCTTTTTTACAACGCTACAGTTTTCCGGGGAATGCCCGGGAGCTGCGGGCGCTGGTTTTCGAGGCGGTCAGTCTTCACAAATCGGGCCCGCTCGGACTGAAATCATTCAAGAAATCAATCCCGAGCGATCAGCTTGTAGCTCCAGGCATTTCCGAAGATCTGCCCGAAAATGTTCGATATCCTGCCAAACTGCCAACCTTGAAAGAATCGGCAAACCTGCTTGTTGACGAAGCAATGCGCCGGGCCGACGGCAACCAGACCCGGGCTGCCAAGCTTCTTGGTATCTCCCGTCCCGCTCTGAGCAAGCGTCTTAAAAACTCCTGA